CTGCAATAAAGTGGCAGGTATGATTGGTATTTTTATATTGAATAAGCTACTGTTCAGCGGCATGAGTCAGTTTTCAACATCCATACAATCACTCAGCGGTGACGCCAAAGAAGCAGCCCTGCAAAATCTTGCAAACAAACTTATTACCCCCTACTCAGTCATTGCCTTGGTTTTAATCTGTCTCGCCTTATTAATCAAGTTCTCCAAACTGCCGGAAATCAAAGATGCGGATGACGACGACAGTGATGTAAGCACCAGCCGCACGTCTGTTTTGCAGTACCCCTATTTATTGTTAGGTGTGGTCGGCATTTTTGTCTACGTGGGCGTTGAGGTTACAGCTATCGATACCTTGCCGTTATACGGTCAGTCGCTGGGTATAGCCGCAGAAAAAGCCAACCTGTTCCCTATCTACGCATTGGTGGCATTGACGATAGGTTATGTGGCTGGTATCTTCAGTATACCGAAATATCTTTCACAACAGCAGGCGCTGATGATTTGTGCTTTGCTGGGTATAGTTTTCACTGCCGGCGCCTTATTTACCACCGGATTGGTTTCCATCTACTTTCTGATTGCATTGAGTTTCGCCCATGCGCTGATGTGGCCCTGTATCTGGCCGCTTTCGATTGAAGGATTGGGAAAATTCACAAAAACAGGTTCTTCCTTACTGATAATGGGTATTGCCGGCGGTGCGATCATCCCACTGATCTATGGACATCTGAGTGGTGCGGACGGTGCCAACAGACATATTTCTTACTGGATCTTGTTGCCCTGTTATCTGTTTTTGATTTATTTTGCACTTAGAGGAAATTTGATAGGAAAGGGGAAAAACAAACAGGCATGAAGTATTTAATTAAGAACGGTACTATTGTCAATGAAGGAAAAATTGAACAAAAGGACATATTGATTGATGGCAACTTTATATCACGGATCGACCGTGATATTTCAGATGTCAATGCTACTGTAGTAGATGCTTCTGACAAACATGTAATCCCCGGCATTATTGACGACCAGGTACATTTCCGCGAACCCGGACTGACCCATAAGGCGACTATCTAT
The genomic region above belongs to Sphingobacteriales bacterium and contains:
- a CDS encoding sugar MFS transporter; its protein translation is MSDQSKVSVNYQIAIIGVLFFLFGFVTWLNGLLIPFLKQACELTDVVAYLVTFAFFIAYFVMAFPSGMILKKIGFPNGMALGLLIMSFGAAIFIPAAMNRSYLLFLSGLFIEGTGLALLQTASNPYITILGPIESAAQRISIMGICNKVAGMIGIFILNKLLFSGMSQFSTSIQSLSGDAKEAALQNLANKLITPYSVIALVLICLALLIKFSKLPEIKDADDDDSDVSTSRTSVLQYPYLLLGVVGIFVYVGVEVTAIDTLPLYGQSLGIAAEKANLFPIYALVALTIGYVAGIFSIPKYLSQQQALMICALLGIVFTAGALFTTGLVSIYFLIALSFAHALMWPCIWPLSIEGLGKFTKTGSSLLIMGIAGGAIIPLIYGHLSGADGANRHISYWILLPCYLFLIYFALRGNLIGKGKNKQA